The following coding sequences lie in one Lysobacter capsici genomic window:
- a CDS encoding CYTH domain-containing protein, translated as MGIEIERKFLVVGDGWREAAHQVVPMAQGYLNDLAAMDDASGAGRAAMKASVRVRIAGDEAFLNLKSRELGHTRQEFDYPIPVADARDLLALSVGGLIDKRRHYVRHEGHLWEVDEFLGDNAGLVVAEIELASADTEFAKPDWAGAEVTDCVRYYNLALATRPYAQWSRAERDGAVADAV; from the coding sequence ATGGGCATCGAAATCGAACGCAAATTCCTGGTCGTCGGCGACGGTTGGCGCGAAGCCGCGCACCAGGTCGTGCCGATGGCGCAGGGCTATCTCAACGATCTGGCGGCGATGGACGACGCCAGCGGCGCCGGCCGCGCGGCGATGAAGGCATCGGTGCGCGTGCGCATCGCCGGCGACGAGGCTTTTCTCAATCTGAAATCGCGCGAGCTCGGCCACACCCGCCAGGAATTCGACTATCCGATTCCGGTCGCGGATGCGCGCGATCTGCTCGCGCTCAGCGTCGGCGGGCTGATCGACAAGCGCCGGCATTACGTCCGGCATGAAGGCCATTTGTGGGAAGTCGACGAGTTCCTCGGCGACAACGCGGGACTGGTCGTGGCCGAGATCGAACTGGCCAGCGCCGATACCGAATTCGCCAAGCCCGATTGGGCCGGCGCCGAGGTCACCGACTGCGTGCGCTACTACAACCTGGCGCTGGCGACGCGGCCGTACGCGCAGTGGAGCCGGGCCGAGCGCGATGGGGCGGTTGCCGACGCGGTGTGA
- the rlmD gene encoding 23S rRNA (uracil(1939)-C(5))-methyltransferase RlmD: MPAAVARIDQTPFEAAITGLTHDGRGVARRADGKAVFVAGALPGERVMAKQTSRSRSFDEAVTLEVLEAAADRVAPRCAHFGVCGGCALQHMAEDRQIVAKQQVLMENFERIGHVTPERILPALTDSAWGYRRKGRFSVRRVEKKDKTLVGFRETDPRFVAEIARCETVIPEVGDAIGALAQLIDGLQARREIPQVEFIGGDRMHGDNAHGGIALTFRHLSPLSQADRDAIVAFAQQHEFAVFLQPGGIESVHPLWPADPRLAFTLPQWNLELKFRPLDFIQVNAGLNGHMIQHAIDLLQPQPEDRVLDLFAGLGNFTLPLARSVREVVGVEGEAGLVQRARENAEHNGLGNAKFYAADLAKDLSGEPWMREGFDRLLLDPPRSGADFVLTQLPLKQFKHIVYVSCHPASLARDAGYLVREKGWKLRAAGVMDMFPHTAHVESIAMFER; the protein is encoded by the coding sequence CTGCCAGCAGCCGTGGCCCGCATCGATCAAACTCCCTTCGAGGCCGCCATCACCGGCCTTACCCACGACGGCCGTGGCGTCGCCCGGCGTGCGGACGGCAAGGCGGTGTTCGTCGCCGGTGCGCTGCCCGGCGAGCGGGTCATGGCCAAGCAGACCTCGCGCTCGCGCAGCTTCGACGAGGCGGTGACGCTGGAGGTGCTCGAAGCCGCGGCCGATCGCGTCGCCCCGCGTTGCGCGCATTTCGGCGTGTGCGGCGGCTGCGCGCTGCAGCACATGGCCGAGGATCGGCAGATCGTGGCCAAGCAACAGGTGCTGATGGAAAACTTCGAACGCATCGGCCACGTCACGCCCGAGCGGATCCTGCCGGCGCTGACCGATTCGGCCTGGGGCTATCGCCGCAAGGGACGGTTCTCGGTGCGCCGGGTCGAGAAGAAGGACAAGACCCTGGTCGGGTTCCGCGAAACCGATCCGCGTTTCGTCGCCGAGATCGCGCGCTGCGAGACGGTGATTCCCGAAGTCGGCGATGCGATCGGCGCGCTCGCGCAGCTGATCGACGGCCTGCAGGCGCGCCGCGAAATTCCGCAGGTTGAGTTCATCGGCGGCGACCGCATGCACGGCGACAACGCGCACGGCGGCATCGCCTTGACCTTTCGCCATCTGTCGCCGCTGTCGCAAGCCGATCGCGACGCGATCGTCGCCTTCGCCCAGCAGCACGAGTTCGCGGTGTTCCTGCAGCCCGGCGGGATCGAGAGCGTGCATCCGCTGTGGCCGGCCGATCCCCGGCTCGCGTTTACCCTGCCGCAGTGGAATCTGGAGCTGAAATTCCGTCCGCTTGATTTCATCCAGGTCAACGCCGGCCTCAACGGCCACATGATCCAGCACGCGATCGACCTGCTGCAGCCGCAGCCGGAAGACCGGGTGCTCGACCTGTTCGCCGGTCTGGGCAATTTCACCTTGCCGCTGGCGCGCAGCGTGCGCGAAGTGGTCGGCGTGGAGGGCGAGGCCGGATTGGTCCAGCGCGCGCGCGAAAACGCCGAGCACAACGGCCTGGGCAACGCCAAGTTCTACGCCGCCGACCTGGCCAAGGACCTCAGCGGCGAGCCGTGGATGCGCGAAGGTTTCGACCGTCTGTTGCTCGATCCGCCGCGTTCGGGCGCCGATTTCGTCCTGACCCAGCTGCCGCTCAAGCAGTTCAAGCACATCGTCTACGTGAGCTGCCATCCGGCGTCGCTGGCGCGCGATGCGGGCTATCTGGTGCGCGAGAAGGGCTGGAAGCTGCGCGCGGCGGGGGTGATGGACATGTTTCCGCATACCGCGCATGTGGAATCGATTGCGATGTTCGAGCGTTGA